ATGAGGGATTGTGAAGAATAATTTTATGatgtttttctttaattttcccTGTGCATTATTGAATTCAGTTTTGAGTAGCATCACATTTTTTCTACTTCTATCATCTATGTCAACTTTTTGCAGTCTCGTTTCTCGCTTAATCTAGTCTAGTTGCTGACGGACCATATTCCGCACTACGTTATCTTTAGACCATACCATCTAGTCAATCCTGTTACTCTCGCACataattctgtgctccccctacagcgttcatataaacatgatgacattgtcTCGTCCCCActtgattttagtttaaatagactggaggtggagtcctggttagACGTTTGCATATCATATTAGTCCTAGATGCTAGAAACATGAGAACGATGATGGCAGCCTGTCAATTtctgatggattactactgacatacGCCATTCGCACCCACCATGAACCACAAGTACCGCCTTGAGTAACGGGATTGACTAGATGGTATATAGTACTATGAAGTTAACGTAGTATGGAATACGGTCCATCAGCAACTAGACAACACTTAATCTGTCTCGTATCCTCTGCTACTAATCAGGTGTGGAGTATTCTGCTAACGGCTATGGAGTGGGGTGGCTAACTGCGTTGGGTAACTGACTGCATCTAGGCTGCATCTAGACCAATGAATTCAATAACGTTACGTTGTCGTATAACtatttgtgaaattatttcaGCAAAGCGCCGTCAGTTGAAGATCTTGATCGCATGGACATTCGTGATTTCTTAACAATGGTAAGCTTAAGTGTTCAAATTGTTTGTTCAATATACCTTTGTTCCCACCGATAAGTATGGATTCACTATTTAAAAACAATGTTAGTGTtgttcaacaacaacaacaacaacaacaacaacagcagcagcaacaacaacaacaacaacaacaacaacaatacaattGTTAAAACTTTCTGTACAAAGTATCAGCGGATGTAGTATATAAAAAGCGTATTTCCTTGGACATTCAAAATAACTTGGATTATACTCACAAACATAGTAAAAACAAAAACGGCATTTTCTATAGTAGCTACCGACTGGTGGTGCTGATTTCGGTAAACAAAACGGAATAGAAAACTCCTGATGATTGACCATCAACATGTCAATCACACCATACTTACAGCGTTCTTTGTCATCTTTTTCATATCAGCCTTCTGAAATGTTCGAAGTAACAACAGTCATACCAAACACCAGCAAGACAACCTGTCAATCAAAGAAAAACCTGTTCCTgttgaaaacacacaaaagtGGAAGTAGCACATTACAGAATATTTTACTACGCTATGCAGATAAACATAACCTGACTTTAGTGTTGCCAAAAACTACTCATCAACTGGGATACCCAAACAGATTTAATCGAAATTTTGCAATTCCAGTGCCCTGGAACGAGTATAATATGTTCTGTCAACATTCACGTTTCAATTTACCTGGTAAGTGtataggtcagaggtcaaataggtatgtaatgtatgtatgtatgtatgcatgtgtgtgtatgtttgtgtgtttgtatgtatgtatgtatgtatgtatgtatgtatatacatatgtatgtatgtatgtatgtatgttatgtatgtatgtatatgtatgtatgtatatgtatgtatatttgtgtgtaagtatgtatatatgtatgtatgtatgtatgtatgtatgtatgtgtgtgtatgtatgtatgtatatatgtatgtatgtatgtatgtatgtatgattgtatgtatgtatgtatgtatgtatgtatgtatgtatgtatgtatgtttgtgtatatgtgtgtgtatgtttgtgtgtgtgtatgtatgtatgtatgtatgtatgtatgtatgtatgtatgtatgtatgtatgtgtatgtatgtgtgtgtacgtatggatgtgtgtatgcatgtgtgtatgtatgtatgtatgtatgtatgtatgtgtgtatgtatgtatcatttatgtatgtatatttgcatgtgtgtatgtatgtatatatgtatgtatgtatgtatgtatgtatgtatgtatgtgtgtgtgtgtatatgtatgtatgtatctctgtATCTCTGCATCTCTGTATCTATGGGGGTGGGTAAGGATATTGGAAGTATGAGTATATACACATAGACACAAACATgtcaaagacagacagacagacagacagacagacagacagactgacagacagactgacagacaaaaTTTGTTTTCTCTGCTGGGAAATATTGTTCATTCACGTGTACATGTTTTGTCTTACAATATCCTGTATTGTATTCCCATTGTTCCACACTTTCATTGTATTCCACTATGTGTTGGTAATCAAGCTATAATGACTTTATTTCCTTGTGACATTACAGAAGTCATGGAATTGATGCCAGACGACACTGTCTTCGTAACGATCTTACGTGAACCAGTTGCGCATTTCGAGTCATTATTTACGTACTACAAGATAGGTGACAATCTCAGAATTCGAGGACCAAGCAAACTTGAACAATTTCTACGTAATCCAGAGAAATATTACAAGATGCACAATAACGGTAAACGTTACcttcaaaataattacatgtttgaCTTGGGGTTCAGCGAGGAACAATGGAAGACCGACTCTCAGGTTACTAAACTGATCGAAAGGGTGGATCAAACATTTGACTTGGTTCTTATTGCGGAGTATTTCGACGAATCTTTGATATTATTGAGATACACCATGTGTTGGGACATAGACAGTCTTGTGTATTTTAGTCTCAATGCACGTAAAGAGACTTCAGTGCATACTATATCACACTGGATGCAAGGTAAAATCAGAAGGTGGAACTCAGCAGATGCCCAACTCTATTCATACTTCAACGAAACATTTTGGAAGAAAGTCAAAGCTTTTGGTGAGCAAAGAATGGAGGAAGAATTGCGGGCATTGAAAGAACGAAAAGAGGTGTACTGGGACACATgtattgatgacgtcacagcaAATGGGAAAGGCATCTGGCATTTACCGGGAGTCGATGTCCAAAGTTACAGCCTGAAAAACTCAGCCAAGGATAATAAAGATTGTGTTCAGATGACAAAACCAGAAATGCCCTTCACACATGAATTGGTTACTAAACTTAAAAACCGTATAAATGAATATCATCAACATCGCATTACTGCCATTTAATGCAATAAGTACTGGAAGGGCAGGGAAGGATAAAAGAGTTATTACAATcagtttttgttgtttgtttgtggtttgtttttgtgtttttttggggggtttcATTGAAGGAGGGGGTGTTCTTTATTGCAATCAGTATTGGAGGGGCAGGGTAGGAGTTGATATTTTTGTTGCATAAATTAATAGATCTAGAAATGTTAGAGATGGCCAATCCTGATTTCTGATATCAAAAAATctgtataattgtttttattgtagATGAGTGCATCAAATACGACAGTGAATACCACGCTTTTCCCTAAGACAGACCATGTTACTACCACACCAGAAAGACTGTAATTGGGTGTCATGATGGTTTTTGGTATATCTCACATTGTAACAACaatcacacaaacaaaatacatgcaCTGATAGCGTGCACgcacatgaaatattacattttatcgcAATATGAACACAGATAAAAGAGTTCTGTGGTATTAAAGTCTTCATTGTCTCTTCAACAGTGATGTTAATTTTTGTTCACAGTATTTTATATGTTTGCAtgctatctgtgtctgtattcTGTTTGACTTATTTAGTAACAAAAACCTTGTGTGAGATTTTAAAAAAACGTGTCACtgaattgaaactctatagtcaccctAGTTTGGGagtaaaaaacatcatgtcaCCTATTTGAAACtttatagtcactctggtttagtAGTAAAAACATGTCACCTATTTGAaattctatagtcactctggtttggtagtaaaaaacatcatgttacctatttgaaactctatagtcactctggtttggtagtaaaacatGTTACCTATTTGAaacgctatagtcactctggtttggtagtaaaaacatCATGTCACCTATTTGAAACTCTaaagtcactctggtttggtagtaaaacatCATGTTACCtatttgaaactctatagtcactctggtttggtagtaaaaacatCATGTTACCtatttgaaactctatagtcactctggtttggtagtaaaacatGATGTTACCTAtctgaaactctatagtcactctggtttggtagtaaaaaacatcatgttacctatttgaaactctatagtcactctggtttggtagtaaaaacatGCTACCTAGTTGAAACtctagtcactctggtttggtagtaaaacatCATGTTACCTatttgaaactctacagtcactctggtttggtagtaaaaacatCATACCGCCTAATTGAAAAGCGATAGACAccctagtttggtagtaaaaacatgataccgcctaattgaaactctatagacACCCTAGTTAGGTAGTACCTAGTCTGTAACATATGACATGCTAAGCTACGGCTATCAGCTAATGACCAATGCATGAGAGCGCCCCTTCACGGCGTACCTCAGCTCCTGTAAGATACTACCCGTGTTACTGAAATTTTAAAGATAGCTTAGATACattataaaattaattaattaattagttaattaattataaaaacaaaaactttaCAGACTTTTTAAAAGTAAGTTTAACGTGAGATTGGAGAACTGATGTATAGATAAAATTGtggatttttacattttaaagttgtgCTTTTATCACTGTAGTATTTCACCAATTGAAATACAATGGGAATAATATGTTACCCAGCAAGTTCGTGACAAAACTGAAAAATTTATTGAGATTTGCATGACAAAGAAGCCAACACATTTTCCTTTTAAATTGAGGAatattttaaagacattttttttagatgtatcatatatttttgtcacaataaaacattgaaatcaTAAGACAGTATCCTTTGCACTTACTTTACTGTAAATGGTCCTTTGATTTCACAGAGGGTCAAAATTTAATTGGTTATATTTACGACGGACAAAGTAAAAAGACTGAGAAACATGTCATCATTGACAAAACATggcaaatataaataataatgttataaaagtggcacaaactgagtttataattaCACCCAAAAATATATCAAGTCAGTTTATACTGGTTAGGTTATGGATATTACTATTAATATCTAAGAAATAGAAATTGCAATACATTTTTCTACTTTACAGGTGGCTATATCTTCATCTTCGTCTTTTTGGAGACAATTCAAAGCCAATAATGTTCAGGTAAGGGagccatatgtatgtatgtatgtatgtatgtatgtatgtatgtatgtatgtatgtatgtatgtatgtctgtctgtctgtctgtctgtatgtatgtatgtatgttatatatgtatgtatgtatatgtatgtatgtacgtacgtatgtatgttatgtgtgtatgtatgtatgtatgtatgtatgtatgtatgttgtgtgtatgtatgtatgtatgtatgtatatgtgtgtatgtatgtatgtatgtatgtatatgtgtatggatGTACATCACTgtaattgagccttcggtttacccatagaccctacacaaaacCATGGAATTCGGAAGTACCATCCACAAGTACAGTGGGTGATAGGGATTcatctgttgtgtgattctagtcaccctgtgatcaagatagtaaGATATTGTAAaaattggaagtcccaaaacagcattCTTAAGTTTATAGAACTAATTTTCAGAGACGCCGCCCTattgagactataattaaaccaacatccattcaatagttaATCAGTCGCATCAACATGTTTAGCTTGTGTCTATATTAGTACACCGACAGCTCAATTACCAGTCATATGTACACAcgcatgtatgtctgtatatatgcatgcatgcatgtgtgtgtgcgtgcgcatgcgtgcgtgtgtgtgtgtgtggtaggTACATGTGCATCTACACCTAAACATATCTAGATTTACAAACACAAACCACACATAGACCAATAACTCTTAcgatgaaatattttatttgatataatgATAATTACATCAGCGGTATTCTTATGATAGCATGGAAGCACCCTGAATTACATTACAGTTTCACAAACTGCAATCAATGAAATTTAGAAACAAAATGTCCCTTAAAGTTTGTCAACTAACAACCGTGTAATGTGATATCACAACAATGATCATTATTTTGTCTAAAATACAGTCTGTGCAACATCGGTACTATTAAAGTGACACaatctgagtttataaactCTTTAATCCAGTGAAAATACTGGCATAAAGCATTGATTAAACTTTTCTcgtataatatttatattgatgcataccttctatgCCACTACAAATtccttctgacattgttagaacagtttgtaattttttgatacatataaaaattatgtcatcggatccTTTATATGTTTTaccttaataccaggtttgagttcagtaaATTGTAAGTGATaagttaagtatgcttcagtaagtagaatattacGAGTAAATGTTAAATATGAAGCATAAATCTCggtcaaaaatgtataaactcagcttgtgtccctttaactgACTAGACtcgcaacccccccccccccccccccccccccccgaaaatgTGACTTTGATATCCTGTATCCTGGGCTAGACTATGACTCtacagtgtgtgtgtc
The Glandiceps talaboti chromosome 23, keGlaTala1.1, whole genome shotgun sequence genome window above contains:
- the LOC144452732 gene encoding galactosylceramide sulfotransferase-like codes for the protein MKKGQILKIMLGGTILVVMYMLYVSTPMVMNRMDTNSKAPSVEDLDRMDIRDFLTMPSEMFEVTTVIPNTSKTTCQSKKNLFLLKTHKSGSSTLQNILLRYADKHNLTLVLPKTTHQLGYPNRFNRNFAIPVPWNEYNMFCQHSRFNLPEVMELMPDDTVFVTILREPVAHFESLFTYYKIGDNLRIRGPSKLEQFLRNPEKYYKMHNNGKRYLQNNYMFDLGFSEEQWKTDSQVTKLIERVDQTFDLVLIAEYFDESLILLRYTMCWDIDSLVYFSLNARKETSVHTISHWMQGKIRRWNSADAQLYSYFNETFWKKVKAFGEQRMEEELRALKERKEVYWDTCIDDVTANGKGIWHLPGVDVQSYSLKNSAKDNKDCVQMTKPEMPFTHELVTKLKNRINEYHQQRSQHIFLLN